The following proteins are encoded in a genomic region of Sorangiineae bacterium MSr12523:
- a CDS encoding long-chain-fatty-acid--CoA ligase produces the protein MHVSLSPMEFARRARALYADRTAVVDGELRLTYAEFFDRCDRWSRVLAGFGVGHGDRVAYIAPNTHAQLESFYAVPALGAVVVPLNYRLIADDFAYMIEHSGSKVVCVHSDYLDAVDAIRARCPHVTHWVALEGARAGWLDYEALVAAAEPGPLPAVTIDEKDLLTINYTSGTTSRPKGVMITHRNAWVNCVGTLVHHPMTSADKYLWTLPMFHANGWTFVWINTAVGATHVCLRKVDPPAVFEHLEREKVTLLCAAPTVLISIANAPDELRRRAPRGVRVLTAGAPPAASTIERIEAELGWSLLHVYGLTETSPFITVCEPRESDAGLSVQERARIKARQGVELITSGELRVVDDAMHDVPRDGQTIGEIVVRGNAVMDGYFRDPEATERAFLGGYFHSGDSAVIHPDGYVEIRDRMKDVIISGGENISSIEVEGVLLRHPAVQEVAVVGMPHEKWGEAPHAFVVLKQGKDATEAELRTFARDNMAHFKAPQAVHFVKELPKTATGKIQKYVLRGGRSGISTQ, from the coding sequence ATGCACGTGTCACTCTCGCCCATGGAGTTCGCGCGCCGCGCGCGGGCGCTGTACGCCGATAGAACTGCCGTCGTCGATGGTGAGCTGAGGCTCACGTATGCCGAGTTCTTCGATCGCTGCGATCGCTGGTCGCGCGTTCTCGCGGGCTTCGGCGTGGGCCATGGCGATCGCGTGGCGTACATCGCGCCGAACACGCATGCGCAGCTCGAGTCGTTCTACGCGGTGCCGGCGTTGGGGGCGGTGGTGGTGCCGCTCAATTACCGGCTCATCGCCGACGACTTCGCGTACATGATCGAGCATAGCGGCTCGAAGGTCGTGTGCGTGCACTCGGACTACCTGGATGCCGTGGACGCGATCCGTGCGCGCTGTCCTCACGTGACACACTGGGTGGCGCTCGAGGGAGCGCGCGCCGGGTGGCTCGACTACGAAGCGCTCGTGGCCGCCGCCGAGCCGGGGCCCCTTCCGGCGGTGACCATCGACGAGAAGGACCTTTTGACGATCAACTACACGAGCGGGACGACGTCGCGGCCGAAGGGCGTGATGATCACGCACCGCAATGCATGGGTGAACTGCGTAGGGACATTGGTCCATCACCCGATGACCAGCGCGGACAAGTACCTTTGGACCTTGCCGATGTTCCACGCCAACGGGTGGACCTTCGTGTGGATCAACACGGCGGTGGGCGCGACGCACGTCTGCCTGCGCAAGGTCGATCCGCCCGCCGTGTTCGAGCACCTGGAGCGAGAAAAGGTGACGTTGCTCTGCGCGGCACCCACGGTGCTCATCTCGATTGCCAACGCGCCCGACGAGCTGCGGCGTCGCGCTCCGCGCGGGGTGCGCGTGCTGACGGCAGGGGCGCCGCCGGCGGCGAGCACCATCGAGCGCATCGAGGCGGAGCTCGGGTGGTCGCTGTTGCACGTGTACGGGCTGACCGAGACGTCGCCGTTCATCACGGTGTGCGAGCCGCGTGAGTCGGATGCGGGGCTTTCGGTGCAGGAGCGGGCGCGCATCAAGGCACGGCAGGGCGTGGAGCTCATCACGTCGGGCGAGTTGCGCGTGGTCGACGATGCGATGCACGACGTGCCCCGTGACGGGCAGACCATCGGCGAAATCGTGGTGCGCGGGAACGCGGTGATGGATGGCTACTTCCGCGATCCCGAGGCCACCGAGCGCGCGTTTCTCGGTGGCTACTTCCACAGCGGCGACTCCGCGGTGATTCACCCCGACGGCTACGTCGAAATCCGCGATCGCATGAAGGACGTGATCATCAGCGGCGGCGAGAACATCTCCTCCATCGAGGTGGAGGGCGTGCTTTTGCGGCATCCTGCGGTGCAGGAAGTGGCCGTGGTGGGCATGCCCCACGAGAAGTGGGGCGAGGCGCCGCACGCATTCGTGGTGCTCAAGCAAGGCAAGGACGCGACCGAGGCCGAGCTGCGCACCTTCGCGCGCGACAACATGGCGCACTTCAAGGCGCCGCAGGCGGTTCACTTCGTGAAGGAACTGCCCAAGACGGCCACGGGCAAGATACAAAAATACGTACTGCGTGGAGGCCGGTCAGGCATCTCCACGCAGTAG
- a CDS encoding efflux RND transporter permease subunit: MKFTDLFIRRPVLAIVLNLVIIVAGLQAIKSINTRQYPRLDSATISVKTVYVGASSDLVSGFITTPLERAIAAADGIDYIESSSVQGLSTVNVRLKLNFPQGNALADITARVNQVRADLPPEAEIPSISIEPSDSQFAAMYLSFGSDILEDNQVTDYLVRIVQPRLSAIAGVQKADILGGRQFAIRAWLKPERMAALNISPAMVRAAMAQNHYLSALGQTKGNLVQLNLSADTDLKSVEEFKKLVVKQSGTTLVRLEDVAEVVLGAENYDQEVRMSGEAAVFMGVWVLPSANSLDVIAAVRKEMEAIKSELPTGMNAFVAFDTTTYIQSAIDDVTHTLIETIVIVMIVIFLFLGSLRTVIVPVIAIPVSLIGAMFLMQAFGFTLNLLTLLAIVLSVGLVVDDAIVVVENVDRNIQLGKGSFEASILGARELVGPVIAMTITLAAVYAPIGLQGGLTGALFREFAFTLAGAVFISGIVALTLSPMMASKMMSSEHSHRWLVRHVDAVFNAIRRAYARMLDSTLRTRGVVYFAWGLLSLCIVPLYMFSPNELAPNEDQGVVFGALQMPANTTLEQVIPYTEQANEIFKTTPEFEHSFQITTPQLAIGGMLVKPWNERHRSIFPIQTEITHKMSAITGVRAPIFVPPSLPSPGQLPIEFVISATAPHTEILRFAQDLQKAAMDSGIFYFPPIIDVQIDQEKADVILDRDKISSMGLSMQSVGADLSAMLGGNFVNRFNIDGRAYKVIPQVERSGRLTPDQLSNIHVTGPKGELIPLSAIATIQDGVEPRTLNRFQQLNSIKLSGMSGRSIDEALKVMENKAKEVLPQGYHVDYTGESRQLRTEGGKFLPAMGLALLLIFLVLAAQFNSFRDPFVILLGSVPLAMFGALIFTFLKYPGPPELPFKLTAGWTTTLNIYSQVGLVTLVGLVSKNGILIVEFANHKQLEGLSKIDAVREAAHTRLRPILMTTVATIAGHFPLTLVTGPGAMARNSIGLVLVGGMFIGTLFTLFVVPAVYVLLAKDHSKERAERTNETEEQAPHSGPHQTVIIDEPTGASAE; the protein is encoded by the coding sequence ATGAAGTTCACCGACTTATTCATACGCCGGCCCGTTCTGGCGATCGTTCTCAACCTGGTCATCATCGTGGCCGGGCTCCAAGCGATCAAATCGATCAACACGCGGCAGTATCCACGGCTCGATAGCGCCACGATCAGCGTCAAGACCGTGTACGTCGGTGCCAGCTCGGACCTGGTGAGCGGCTTCATTACGACGCCACTCGAGCGCGCCATCGCCGCCGCAGACGGTATCGACTACATCGAATCGAGCAGCGTTCAGGGTCTGTCCACCGTCAACGTTCGCCTCAAGCTGAACTTCCCACAAGGAAATGCGCTGGCGGACATCACGGCGCGCGTCAACCAAGTGCGCGCGGACCTGCCGCCCGAGGCGGAGATTCCCTCGATCAGTATCGAGCCTTCGGACTCGCAGTTCGCAGCGATGTATTTGAGCTTCGGCTCGGACATCCTCGAGGACAACCAAGTCACCGACTACCTCGTGCGCATCGTGCAGCCGCGGCTCTCCGCGATTGCCGGCGTACAGAAGGCCGACATCCTCGGCGGGCGCCAGTTCGCCATCCGCGCCTGGCTCAAGCCCGAGCGCATGGCGGCTCTGAACATCAGCCCGGCGATGGTTCGCGCGGCGATGGCTCAGAACCACTACCTGTCGGCACTCGGTCAGACGAAGGGCAACCTCGTTCAGCTGAACCTCTCCGCCGATACCGACCTGAAGTCGGTCGAGGAGTTCAAGAAGCTCGTCGTCAAGCAATCGGGCACGACGCTCGTGCGCCTCGAGGACGTGGCCGAGGTGGTGCTCGGCGCCGAGAACTACGACCAAGAAGTTCGCATGAGCGGCGAGGCTGCCGTGTTCATGGGCGTCTGGGTTCTCCCGAGCGCGAACTCGCTCGACGTCATCGCCGCCGTCCGCAAGGAGATGGAGGCGATCAAGTCGGAGCTGCCCACCGGTATGAACGCCTTCGTGGCCTTCGACACGACGACGTACATCCAGAGCGCCATCGACGACGTTACCCACACGCTGATCGAGACGATCGTCATCGTCATGATCGTCATCTTCTTGTTCCTCGGATCGCTGAGAACGGTCATCGTGCCGGTCATCGCCATCCCGGTGTCACTCATCGGTGCGATGTTCTTGATGCAGGCCTTCGGCTTCACGCTGAACCTGCTCACACTGCTGGCCATCGTGCTCTCGGTCGGTCTCGTCGTCGACGACGCCATCGTCGTCGTCGAGAACGTGGACCGGAATATTCAGCTGGGGAAGGGCTCGTTCGAGGCCTCCATTCTCGGCGCGCGCGAGCTCGTCGGGCCGGTCATCGCCATGACCATCACGCTCGCCGCGGTCTACGCGCCCATCGGTTTGCAGGGCGGGTTGACCGGCGCGCTCTTCCGCGAGTTCGCCTTCACCCTGGCGGGTGCGGTGTTCATCTCGGGTATCGTGGCGCTGACGCTCTCACCGATGATGGCATCGAAGATGATGTCGTCGGAGCATAGCCACCGCTGGCTCGTGCGGCACGTCGATGCGGTGTTCAACGCCATCCGCCGGGCGTACGCGCGCATGCTCGATTCCACGTTGCGCACGCGCGGCGTGGTCTACTTCGCCTGGGGACTTCTGTCGCTCTGCATCGTCCCCTTGTACATGTTCTCGCCGAACGAGCTCGCGCCCAACGAAGATCAGGGTGTCGTGTTCGGAGCGCTCCAGATGCCGGCCAACACCACGCTGGAGCAGGTCATTCCGTACACGGAGCAAGCGAACGAGATCTTCAAGACGACGCCGGAGTTCGAGCATAGCTTCCAGATCACGACGCCCCAGCTGGCCATCGGCGGCATGCTGGTAAAGCCCTGGAACGAGCGTCATCGGAGCATCTTCCCCATCCAGACGGAGATCACGCACAAGATGAGCGCCATCACGGGCGTTCGTGCACCGATCTTCGTGCCCCCGTCGCTGCCGAGCCCCGGTCAGCTCCCCATCGAGTTCGTGATCTCGGCCACGGCGCCGCACACCGAGATTCTGCGTTTCGCGCAGGACCTCCAGAAGGCGGCGATGGACAGCGGCATCTTCTACTTCCCGCCGATCATCGACGTGCAGATCGACCAAGAGAAGGCCGACGTCATTCTCGACCGCGACAAGATTTCGTCGATGGGCTTGAGCATGCAGTCCGTCGGTGCGGATCTCTCGGCGATGCTGGGCGGTAACTTCGTCAACCGCTTCAACATCGACGGTCGCGCGTACAAGGTCATTCCGCAGGTCGAGCGCTCGGGGCGCCTCACGCCCGATCAGCTCTCGAACATCCACGTCACGGGACCGAAGGGCGAGCTCATTCCGCTCAGCGCCATCGCCACGATCCAGGACGGCGTGGAGCCGCGTACGCTCAATCGCTTCCAGCAGCTGAACTCGATCAAGCTTTCCGGCATGTCCGGGCGTTCGATCGACGAGGCCCTGAAGGTGATGGAGAACAAGGCGAAGGAAGTCCTCCCGCAGGGCTACCACGTCGACTACACGGGTGAGTCGCGTCAGCTCCGCACGGAGGGTGGCAAGTTCCTCCCGGCCATGGGCTTGGCCTTGCTGCTCATCTTCTTGGTGCTCGCGGCGCAGTTCAACTCGTTCCGCGATCCGTTCGTCATCCTCCTCGGCTCGGTGCCGCTGGCGATGTTCGGAGCGTTGATCTTCACGTTCCTCAAGTACCCTGGCCCGCCGGAGCTGCCGTTCAAGCTCACCGCGGGTTGGACGACGACGCTGAACATCTACTCGCAGGTCGGTCTGGTGACCCTGGTCGGCCTCGTGTCGAAGAACGGCATTCTGATCGTCGAGTTCGCGAACCACAAGCAGCTCGAGGGCCTCAGCAAGATCGATGCGGTGCGGGAAGCAGCACACACCCGTCTTCGTCCGATCTTGATGACCACGGTCGCGACCATCGCTGGTCACTTCCCGCTGACGTTGGTCACGGGCCCCGGCGCCATGGCTCGTAACTCGATCGGTCTCGTGCTCGTTGGCGGTATGTTCATCGGAACGCTGTTCACGCTGTTCGTCGTGCCGGCGGTCTACGTTCTCCTCGCCAAGGATCACAGCAAGGAACGCGCAGAGCGCACCAACGAAACGGAAGAGCAAGCGCCCCACAGCGGGCCGCATCAAACCGTCATCATCGACGAGCCCACGGGCGCCAGCGCCGAGTAG
- a CDS encoding efflux RND transporter periplasmic adaptor subunit produces the protein MAMGAEGAKAGPPPETVSSSPVQEQTWEGTLQAVGSVTSLKGVSLSNDAAGLVTRINFESGKSVKAGQVLLELDTSVERGQLAQAKARQELALSVANRTRALVSSGSIAQAQLDTDEAGLKGSNTEIETLEAQIQRKIVKAPFSGRLGIRLVNLGQYLSPGTPITVLEAIEQVYVDFTLPQQRLPDVSVGMPVRLSATASSEGDAGAGSSWEGTIAAVDPSVDSSTRQIKLRASLNNKELKLRPGMYVNVTVILPNKGKVVSVPNTAVVHASYGESVFVIEEKKPGSPGAFKSQSGQVIKIARQQFVRKGEARGDFVSILDGIKPGQEVVTAGAFKLRNGSPIVINNDVQAKPQLDPHPENH, from the coding sequence ATGGCCATGGGCGCGGAGGGCGCAAAAGCAGGCCCGCCCCCTGAGACCGTCAGCTCCAGCCCCGTTCAAGAGCAAACGTGGGAAGGTACGCTGCAGGCAGTGGGCAGCGTCACGTCGCTCAAGGGCGTGAGCCTCAGCAACGACGCCGCGGGGCTCGTCACCCGCATCAACTTCGAGTCGGGCAAGTCCGTGAAAGCCGGTCAGGTCCTTCTCGAGCTCGATACGAGCGTCGAGCGCGGTCAGCTGGCGCAGGCGAAGGCCCGCCAGGAACTTGCACTTTCGGTGGCAAACCGAACGCGAGCACTCGTTTCCTCGGGATCCATCGCCCAGGCGCAGCTCGATACGGACGAAGCTGGCCTCAAAGGTTCGAACACCGAAATCGAAACCCTCGAAGCCCAGATTCAGCGCAAAATCGTCAAAGCGCCGTTTTCGGGTCGTCTCGGTATCCGTTTGGTGAACTTGGGCCAGTACCTGAGCCCCGGCACACCGATCACCGTCCTGGAAGCCATCGAACAGGTGTACGTGGACTTCACCTTGCCGCAGCAGCGCCTGCCGGACGTCTCCGTGGGCATGCCGGTCCGCCTCTCGGCGACGGCGTCGTCGGAAGGAGACGCGGGCGCAGGCTCTTCGTGGGAAGGGACCATCGCCGCGGTCGATCCTTCGGTGGACTCGTCCACGCGCCAAATCAAGCTGCGCGCTTCGCTGAACAACAAGGAGCTCAAGCTCCGTCCCGGCATGTACGTGAACGTTACGGTCATCCTGCCCAACAAAGGCAAGGTGGTGAGCGTTCCGAACACCGCAGTCGTGCACGCCTCCTACGGTGAATCGGTCTTCGTCATCGAGGAAAAGAAGCCGGGCTCGCCCGGCGCCTTCAAGTCGCAGAGCGGACAGGTCATCAAAATTGCCCGGCAGCAATTCGTTCGCAAAGGCGAGGCGCGGGGCGATTTCGTATCCATCCTCGACGGCATCAAGCCCGGCCAGGAAGTCGTTACGGCAGGTGCGTTCAAGCTGCGTAACGGTTCGCCCATCGTCATCAACAACGACGTCCAGGCGAAACCGCAACTGGATCCGCACCCCGAGAATCACTGA
- the tgt gene encoding tRNA guanosine(34) transglycosylase Tgt: MTLSAALSFDIKAVDVASNARRGTLQTGHGRVETPTFMAVGTRATVTGLTPADLADIGAQVVLGNTYHLMLRPGPELFRRVGGIHAFMGWSGPVLTDSGGYQIFSLAEDRTLSERGARFRSYTDQRMHMLSPERSIEMQTAIGSDIMMVLDVCVDSRSDEATLRDAMERTHRWAKRSLDARTNPAQALFAIVQGGVRRELRKESAGVLTAMPFDGFAIGGLAVGDARAEREDMTHFSAELLPRDRPRYLMGVGTPADLLEAIAAGVDMFDCILPTHLAWQGTAFTGTGRVRLTRGPNAQADVPLDAECTCSTCRLYSRAYLHHLFKCSEPLGPRLVSLHNLHHYHALMAEARRAIEAGTYAAFAKRKLEAIDRHEHSTKRFGADVAVAAS; this comes from the coding sequence ATGACTCTTTCGGCAGCGCTTTCCTTCGACATCAAGGCCGTGGATGTGGCTTCGAACGCACGGCGTGGCACGCTCCAGACGGGCCATGGAAGGGTGGAAACGCCCACGTTCATGGCCGTGGGCACGCGGGCAACTGTGACGGGGCTCACACCGGCGGATTTGGCCGACATTGGGGCGCAGGTGGTGCTCGGGAACACGTACCATCTGATGCTGCGGCCCGGGCCCGAGCTGTTTCGGCGCGTGGGCGGTATTCACGCGTTCATGGGGTGGTCCGGACCCGTTCTGACCGACTCGGGGGGCTACCAGATCTTCTCTTTGGCGGAAGATCGCACCCTGAGTGAACGCGGCGCGCGGTTTCGGAGCTACACCGACCAGCGGATGCACATGCTCTCGCCCGAGCGATCCATCGAGATGCAGACCGCGATTGGGTCGGACATCATGATGGTCCTCGACGTGTGCGTGGACTCGCGCTCGGACGAGGCCACGCTGCGGGATGCGATGGAGCGCACGCACCGCTGGGCAAAGCGTAGCTTGGATGCCCGCACGAACCCCGCGCAGGCGCTGTTTGCCATCGTGCAGGGCGGCGTGCGGCGTGAGCTCCGCAAGGAATCCGCCGGGGTGCTCACCGCGATGCCGTTCGATGGATTCGCCATTGGCGGGTTGGCCGTGGGCGATGCGCGCGCAGAGCGTGAGGACATGACGCATTTTTCCGCGGAGCTTTTGCCGCGGGATCGGCCACGCTACTTGATGGGCGTCGGCACGCCGGCGGATCTCCTGGAGGCGATTGCGGCGGGTGTGGACATGTTCGACTGCATTTTGCCGACGCACCTCGCGTGGCAAGGGACGGCGTTCACCGGGACGGGGCGGGTGCGCCTGACGCGCGGGCCGAATGCGCAGGCCGATGTGCCGCTCGATGCGGAGTGCACCTGTTCGACGTGCCGGCTGTACAGTCGCGCGTACCTTCACCACTTGTTCAAGTGCAGCGAGCCACTCGGGCCGCGCCTGGTGTCGCTGCACAATTTGCATCATTACCACGCGCTGATGGCCGAGGCGCGCAGGGCCATCGAGGCGGGGACGTATGCCGCTTTCGCGAAGAGGAAGCTCGAGGCGATCGATCGGCACGAGCACAGCACGAAGCGATTTGGCGCGGACGTGGCCGTGGCGGCATCGTGA
- a CDS encoding methyltransferase gives MTLRCDVVTTRSGARAMRDLTTGECMHPVVGPMVEAERLYVGPSRLAARLASEEEQPLVLLEVGLGAGSNAVAAWKLSESLGETARRLEMVSFDRSVAALELALSEEHAADFGLDGDAGHAARNMLAARRFTTARTTWRLAYGELPETLAREPEGRADVVFWDPFSPRANPALWTVATFAILRRACRAGATVHTYSAATATRSALLLAGFAVGVGEGIGDKEGTTVAAVDLRDLARPLDRRWLHRLSRSTAPFPSDAPADALARIAELPQFA, from the coding sequence GTGACGTTGCGCTGCGATGTGGTGACCACGCGCAGCGGGGCGCGTGCGATGCGCGATCTCACGACGGGCGAGTGCATGCATCCCGTGGTGGGGCCCATGGTGGAGGCCGAGCGGCTTTACGTGGGGCCATCGCGGTTGGCCGCGCGGCTGGCTTCCGAGGAGGAGCAGCCGCTGGTGCTGCTCGAGGTGGGGCTCGGGGCCGGATCGAATGCCGTGGCGGCGTGGAAGCTGTCGGAATCGCTGGGTGAGACGGCGCGGCGTTTGGAAATGGTGAGCTTCGATCGAAGCGTGGCCGCGCTCGAATTGGCACTGAGCGAGGAGCACGCGGCGGACTTCGGGCTGGACGGCGATGCGGGCCATGCCGCGCGCAACATGCTTGCCGCGCGTCGTTTCACCACGGCGCGCACGACGTGGCGACTCGCGTACGGCGAGCTGCCGGAGACGCTCGCGCGCGAGCCGGAGGGGCGCGCGGACGTCGTGTTCTGGGATCCATTTTCGCCGCGGGCAAATCCGGCGTTGTGGACCGTGGCCACGTTCGCGATTCTGCGGCGTGCTTGCCGTGCGGGCGCGACGGTGCACACGTACAGTGCGGCCACCGCGACGAGGTCGGCGCTGCTTCTCGCGGGCTTCGCCGTCGGCGTGGGCGAAGGCATCGGCGACAAGGAAGGGACCACCGTCGCCGCCGTCGACCTGCGCGATCTCGCCCGTCCGCTCGACCGACGCTGGCTGCATCGCCTTTCGCGCTCGACCGCGCCGTTTCCGAGCGATGCGCCCGCCGACGCCTTGGCGCGTATCGCGGAGTTGCCGCAGTTTGCGTGA
- a CDS encoding sigma 54-interacting transcriptional regulator, which produces MVKSQPSIRLVVTSGQDAGAQLDVGGQFKLVGRARDAHLSLSDPSVSRRHFHIHAMAGELAYVQVCGDAAPIVHANRKITAGEVKVGDSILVGKTLLLVTEASAANGSDVRRGKEVATTTIGTLLTGVAADVVGVAAIFALNQSLSAATDAAQVEAILSSWARNYAECSRIDVHAEGRAQFESADEMPILETAMPDGGTAIVAPARGAPTGWLAFHTMLASHAVSDGLRRLLVLAAALAGAQLAHLSTLQIVRDDRDALRRLAIGSAHRFLGTSPAAEELVRLIARLAASEATALLNGETGVGKTFVARLIHEAGPRKDEPLRVINCAAIPEALIERELFGHARGAFTGATADQVGVFEAAEGGTVLLDEVGELPLASQAKLLRVLEDKQFERLGSTRSIPLRARVLVATNRDLDEMAAAGTFRRDLFFRISVIKAIIPPLRERGDDVVVLAKKLLSDLASSSGRRVHDFSPEALDAIRRYPWPGNVRELRNVIEHALVMGDGPTIATSDLPEAIRGLPRAADVKASVSPSAMVVELPMNEESLQTKNREAALVVTGGNKVRAAALLGIGRTTFYRK; this is translated from the coding sequence GTGGTGAAGAGTCAGCCCAGCATTCGACTCGTGGTGACCAGTGGGCAGGATGCGGGTGCCCAGCTCGATGTGGGGGGCCAGTTCAAATTGGTCGGGCGGGCCCGGGATGCGCATCTGTCGCTGAGCGATCCGAGTGTATCTCGGCGTCATTTTCACATCCACGCGATGGCGGGCGAGCTGGCCTACGTGCAAGTGTGCGGCGACGCCGCGCCCATCGTGCATGCCAACCGGAAGATCACGGCGGGCGAAGTGAAGGTGGGCGACTCCATCTTGGTGGGCAAGACGCTGCTCCTGGTCACGGAGGCGAGTGCCGCCAACGGGAGCGACGTGCGCCGTGGCAAGGAGGTGGCCACCACGACCATCGGCACCTTGCTCACGGGCGTCGCCGCCGACGTCGTGGGCGTGGCGGCGATTTTTGCACTGAATCAATCCCTGAGTGCTGCGACGGATGCCGCGCAGGTCGAGGCCATTCTGTCGTCATGGGCCCGCAACTACGCGGAGTGCTCGCGGATCGACGTGCACGCCGAGGGGCGCGCGCAGTTCGAGTCGGCGGACGAGATGCCCATCTTGGAGACGGCGATGCCCGATGGCGGCACGGCCATCGTCGCGCCCGCGCGCGGAGCGCCCACGGGTTGGCTGGCCTTCCACACGATGCTGGCCTCGCACGCGGTGAGTGATGGCCTGCGGCGGCTCCTGGTGCTCGCCGCGGCACTGGCGGGCGCGCAGCTCGCGCATCTTTCCACGTTGCAGATCGTGCGCGACGATCGCGATGCCCTTCGGCGGCTGGCCATCGGCAGCGCGCATCGCTTTTTGGGGACGTCGCCCGCGGCGGAGGAACTCGTTCGGCTGATCGCCCGGCTGGCCGCGTCCGAGGCGACGGCGCTGCTCAACGGAGAAACCGGTGTCGGCAAGACCTTCGTCGCCCGGTTGATTCACGAGGCCGGCCCGCGCAAAGACGAGCCCCTGCGCGTGATCAACTGCGCGGCCATCCCCGAGGCGCTGATCGAGCGCGAGCTGTTCGGCCATGCGCGGGGCGCGTTCACCGGTGCGACGGCGGATCAAGTCGGCGTTTTCGAGGCCGCAGAAGGCGGCACGGTGCTGCTCGACGAGGTGGGGGAGCTTCCGCTCGCGAGCCAGGCCAAGTTGCTGCGCGTGCTGGAGGACAAGCAATTCGAGCGCCTTGGCTCGACCCGCTCGATTCCGCTGCGGGCGCGCGTGCTCGTGGCCACCAACCGCGATCTCGACGAGATGGCCGCCGCGGGCACCTTCCGGCGTGACCTGTTTTTTCGCATCTCGGTGATCAAGGCGATCATCCCACCGCTGCGTGAACGCGGGGACGACGTGGTGGTGCTCGCGAAGAAGCTGCTGAGCGATCTCGCCTCGAGCTCCGGCCGGCGCGTCCACGATTTCTCGCCGGAGGCCCTGGATGCCATCCGCCGCTACCCGTGGCCGGGCAACGTGCGCGAGCTGCGCAATGTCATCGAGCATGCGCTCGTGATGGGTGACGGCCCGACCATTGCAACGAGCGACCTGCCCGAGGCCATCCGCGGCCTTCCGCGCGCTGCCGACGTCAAGGCGAGCGTCTCGCCGTCGGCCATGGTCGTCGAGCTGCCCATGAACGAGGAATCGCTGCAAACGAAGAACCGCGAGGCCGCCCTGGTGGTGACCGGGGGAAACAAGGTCCGCGCGGCGGCCCTTCTCGGAATCGGGCGAACGACGTTCTATCGGAAGTAA
- a CDS encoding cupin-like domain-containing protein, which translates to MKAFESVPKETGITAERFHAEYLRAERPVLMAGASAARACELWSPEYFRRIAPDLEVPIKEYGRAGIRQSKMTLKAYADFLREHERAPRPAGEALPYCHDIPIFALLPQLVEDVRPFPAGLLSSYYQRTWWRYVQFFMGPAQSLTPLHFDTLLTHNLFFQVYGKKRFTIYAPDDATYCGRRGWRWFEHDPEQPDYRRLPYSRHATPHEVVVGPGDILYLPPGTLHHVRGLGTSISFNIDFHTRRSALRSLLGPLRGMPRESFYYNALATLGIVARVPEEWVFRYYKPYLRYVV; encoded by the coding sequence ATGAAAGCCTTTGAATCCGTTCCCAAGGAGACGGGAATCACTGCGGAGCGATTCCACGCCGAGTATTTGCGCGCCGAACGGCCGGTACTCATGGCGGGTGCGTCCGCCGCGAGGGCCTGCGAGCTTTGGTCGCCGGAGTACTTTCGTCGCATCGCGCCCGATCTCGAGGTGCCCATCAAAGAATACGGCCGCGCCGGCATTCGCCAATCGAAGATGACCTTGAAGGCGTATGCCGATTTTCTCCGCGAGCACGAGCGCGCACCACGGCCTGCTGGCGAGGCGTTGCCCTATTGCCATGATATTCCCATCTTCGCGTTGCTGCCGCAGCTGGTGGAGGACGTCCGGCCATTTCCGGCGGGATTGCTGTCCAGTTATTACCAGCGCACGTGGTGGCGCTACGTGCAATTCTTCATGGGGCCCGCGCAGAGCCTGACGCCACTTCATTTCGATACCTTGCTCACGCACAATCTGTTCTTTCAGGTGTACGGCAAGAAGCGATTCACCATTTACGCGCCCGACGATGCCACGTATTGCGGGCGACGGGGGTGGCGCTGGTTCGAGCACGATCCCGAGCAACCGGACTACCGCCGTCTTCCCTACAGCCGGCACGCCACGCCCCACGAGGTGGTGGTGGGTCCCGGCGACATTCTGTACCTGCCACCGGGCACGCTTCATCACGTGCGCGGCCTCGGTACATCGATATCGTTCAACATCGACTTTCACACGCGCCGGAGCGCATTGCGCAGCCTTCTCGGGCCTTTGCGAGGCATGCCCCGCGAGAGCTTCTATTACAATGCCCTGGCCACGCTCGGCATCGTCGCGCGCGTGCCCGAAGAATGGGTGTTTCGATATTATAAGCCGTACCTGCGTTACGTCGTTTAG